One genomic window of Numida meleagris isolate 19003 breed g44 Domestic line chromosome 1, NumMel1.0, whole genome shotgun sequence includes the following:
- the ADCK2 gene encoding uncharacterized aarF domain-containing protein kinase 2 — translation GPGRWQAAAQPVWAGKRGPERPARGPLWGLCLVVRLGLRACGLLLRFGPLLLLYPLSRLRPGLAALWLRLLRRAAESAGPTCIKLGQWASTRRDLFSEAFCDEFSKLHVEVSPHPWGHTDELLRKAFGEDWRSILTFPSQEPVGSGCVAQVYKAYADLMAIAAPPAKGLARGSELQSAFEAWEVSGLRGLFRWLRRRKSEGMWEERSGAELNPAGCSLGRSVSGTPCMEQMATPLLNANPSSARQLTPVAVKVLHPGLVHQVQMDLFLMKLGSHIIGLLPGFKWLSLTEIVEEFEKLMLQQIDLHYEARNLERFRQNFLDVDFVKFPTPVHPLVTTEVLVETFEESEPISHYLHAEVTTELRQRLAKMGMDMLLKMVFVDNFVHADLHPGNILVQGTACVSTSCKEQTAIVDLCDMLVVEVQPPFRQLCLVLLDAGIVAELQSADMQNFRAVFTAVVQGQGEKVAELILHHARANQCQDIERFKAEMAELVTKVRRNTIALGKLQVANLLSSVFKLLMTHKVKLESNFASIIFAIMVLEGLGRSLDPELDILEAAKPLLIRTAASALE, via the exons GGACCGGGGCGGTGGCAGGCGGCCGCCCAGCCGGTGTGGGCTGGGAAGCGCGGCCCGGAACGGCCGGCCCGGGGGCCGCTGTGGGGGCTGTGCCTGGTGGTGCGGCTGGGCCTGCGGGCCTGCGGGCTGCTGCTGCGCTTCGggcccctgctgctgctgtaccCGCTGAGCCGCCTGCGGCCCGGCCTGGCCGCCCTGTGGCTGCGGCTGCTGCGGAGAGCGGCCGAGTCCGCCGGGCCCACCTGCATCAAGCTGGGCCAGTGGGCCAGCACCCGCAGGGACCTCTTCTCCGAGGCCTTCTGCGATGAGTTTTCCAAGCTGCACGTCGAGGTGAGCCCCCACCCCTGGGGCCACACCGACGAGCTCTTGAGGAAAGCCTTTGGTGAGGACTGGAGGAGCATCCTTACGTTTCCCAGCCAGGAGCCGGTCGGCTCGGGCTGCGTGGCACAGGTGTATAAAGCCTATGCTGATCTCATGGCTATCGCTGCCCCCCCGGCCAAGGGGCTGGCACGAGGCTCCGAGTTACAGTCTGCGTTTGAGGCGTGGGAGGTGTCAGGCCTCAGAGGCCTCTTCAGGTGgctgagaaggagaaagagtgAGGGCATGTGGGAAGAGAGGAGCGGGGCTGAGCTGaaccctgctggctgctccttgGGAAGATCTGTGAGCGGAACGCCCTGCATGGAGCAGATGGCCACACCGCTCCTGAATGCAAATCCATCATCAGCCAGACAGCTCACGCCTGTGGCTGTTAAA GTACTGCACCCGGGGCTAGTCCACCAAGTCCAGATGGATCTGTTTCTCATGAAGTTGGGTAGCCACATCATTGGACTTCTCCCTGGATTCAAGTGGCTCAGTTTGACAGAAATTGTGGAAGAATTTGAAAAACTTATGCTTCAGCAG ATCGACTTGCACTACGAAGCCAGAAATCTGGAGCGCTTCCGACAAAATTTCCTAGATGTCGATTTTGTGAAGTTCCCAACTCCTGTCCATCCTCTGGTGACAACAGAGGTTCTAGTGGAAACATTTGAG gaGAGCGAGCCTATTTCACACTACCTACATGCAGAGGTTACCACAGAACTGAGGCAGAGACTCGCAAAGATGGGCATGGACATGCTCCTAAAGATG GTCTTTGTTGACAACTTTGTCCACGCTGACCTGCACCCTGGGAACATCCTGGTGCAAGGCACAGCCTGTGTCAGCACCAGCTGCAAAGAGCAGACGGCCATCGTTGACCTGTGTGACATGCTCGTCGTGGAAGTGCAGCCGCCCTTCAGACagctctgcctggtgctgctggatgcAGGGATCGTGGCGGAACTGCAGAGCGCTGACATGCAGAACTTCAGAGCAGTTTTCACGGCTGTGGTCCAGGGCCAG GGAGAAAAAGTGGCAGAACTGATTCTTCATCATGCTCGGGCCAACCAGTGCCAGGATATTGAGCGATTCAAAGCTGAAATGGCAGAACTAGTGACCAAAGTTCGAAGGAACACCATTGCCCTAGGAAAG CTTCAGGTGGCAAATCTCCTCTCAAGTGTCTTTAAATTACTGATGACGCATAAG GTGAAGCTCGAGAGCAATTTTGCTTCCATCATCTTTGCCATCATGGTTCTGGAAGGTCTTGGTCGTTCACTGGACCCTGAACTGGACATTCTAGAAGCAGCTAAACCACTGCTCATCAgaactgcagcttctgctctggaATAA
- the LOC110394407 gene encoding uncharacterized protein LOC110394407 isoform X3, with amino-acid sequence MRRAGRNCQLIVKNRLCPAPTVCPLGDCACDEGKQQIMEKVARQSGESFQAIRASPAASAKIMSVPTSHIPCCHTASKGLCGSVLPRCPLTHFPVCAWNPDSICMPLISSARRNFIHSSPEASNCVRGARVLARREVDGYYYLGHIAQEVKGSRECFLIEFDKSLTLKGKVQLRMQETPLYDILHYEDALQQSLAPGDRVLAPWEADNERFGPGTVLKVMENKKTRLAHHRKGVLVNFWNGQTKEVSSDRALRIPLPLSERIILELQMPLAARQMVVESSLDYPYIVTPGYRASGHYRWGHSGLDCWPGGLCSVQSCAKCSCRCTLVPHCCLAACKSPQPTEHKVQQENAFIPGSCLSKEELSKKIEEQLSEVRISPSGSVSREEEENEEKSLMTENAPKDAQSCLEEDNEVLGPKTSPRREMAHATVVDTAVSTDSWLMESVHKDEAGSRQQDAGTEAHFKHKHGLFESRVAEAPIQSSQRSPSLGASALCPFQRQSFFDQVHQSLKKDSLAIETVLHVQRPRSTSSAQAGRFTNLNLLKDKSISKSVLNSASPERWKEMDLSKAKIEHKRRREEERQLKRQQQQEADAVQRQLRRNNQRQRLHQRMLQGLEKKLEHKNRALQHMALLQAAQSERSRKESLLSEEENRKSSQRLQFLSTQRLQRENLLAERNERSFEQEKGRLDFLRSRMQSRQKMLTQDSKERDRQQKQHQAAKRKVFQSRDCLHKKVQKEDQRHWDFQQYLREQNLLMLRASLLA; translated from the exons ATAATGTCCGTGCCCACCTCACACATCCCGTGTTGTCACACAGCCAGTAAAGGTctctgtggctctgtgctgccaagATGTCCACTAACACA CTTTCCTGTTTGCGCGTGGAACCCAGATTCCATTTGTATGCCCTTGATATCCTCAGCAAGAAGGAATTTCATTCACTCATCCCCAGAGGCTTCCAATTGCGTAAGGGGTGCTCGTGTGCTGGCAAGGAGGGAAGTTGATGGCTATTACTACCTGGGCCACATCGCACAAGAAGTGAAG GGCTCCAGGGaatgttttttaattgaatttgaCAAAAGTCTCACACTGAAAGGCAAGGTGCAGCTTCGTATGCAGGAAACGCCTCTCTACGACATTCTCCACTACGAAGATGCCTTGCAGCAGTCCCTTGCTCCAGGAGACAGAGTCTTGGCACCGTGGGAGGCTGACAATGAACGCTTCGGCCCGGGCACTGTGCTCAAGGTTATGGAGAACAAAAAGACACGTTTAG CACACCATAGAAAGGGAGTACTTGTGAATTTCTGGAACGGGCAAACTAAGGAAGTATCTTCTGACCGAGCTCTACGGATCCCTCTGCCCTTAAGCGAGCGCATCATCCTAGAACTGCAGATGCCATTGGCAGccaggcagatggtggtggaGTCAAGCTTGGACTACCCATACATTGTGACACCAGGTTACAGAGCTTCAGGCCATTATAGATGGGGCCACTCAGGGTTGGACTGCTGGCCAGGGGGGCTGTGTTCAGTTCAGTCATGCGCTAAGTGCAGCTGTAGGTGTACCCTAGTTCCCcactgctgccttgcagcctgCAAAAGCCCACAGCCTACAGAGCACAAAGTGCAGCAAGAAAATGCCTTCATCCCAGGATCATGCTTGAGTAAAGAAGAGCTCAGCAAGAAAATAGAAGAGCAACTGTCCGAAGTGAGGATTTCCCCTTCAGGAAGTGTTTccagagaggaagaggaaaatgaagagaagagcTTGATGACAGAAAATGCTCCAAAAGATGCTCAGTCTTGCTTGGAAGAGGACAATGAGGTTTTAGGTCCTAAGACG AGTCCTCGGAGAGAGATGGCTCATGCTACAGTGGTTGATACTGCTGTCAGCACAGACAGCTGGTTGATGGAGTCAGTCCACAAGGACGAAGCAGGCAGCAGACAGCAGGATGCTGGAACTGAGGCtcattttaaacacaaacatG gtcTTTTTGAGTCCAGAGTGGCAGAAGCTCCAATTCAATCTTCCCAAAGGAGCCCTTCCCTGGGAGCCAGTGCCTTGTGTCCTTTCCAGCGACAAAGCTTCTTTGACCAAGTGCATCAATCACTGAAGAAGGACAGCTTGGCCATCGAAACAGTCCTGCACGTACAGAGACCGCGCAGTACCTCCAGTGCACAAGCTGGGAGATTCACAAATCTAAATCTTCtaaaagacaaaagcatttca aaatctGTACTTAACAGTGCATCTCCGGAGAGATGGAAAGAGATGGACCTCAGCAAGGCCAAGATTGAGCACAAAAGGCGCCGAGAGGAAGAGAGGCAGttgaagaggcagcagcagcaagaggcaGATGCTGTCCAACGTCAGCTGCGCAGGAACAACCAGAG gCAGCGACTGCATCAGAGAATGTTGCAAGGGTTGGAGAAAAAGCTGGAGCACAAAAACAGAGCTTTGCAGCACATGGCACTGCTGCAAGCTGCTCAGtcagagaggagcaggaaggagtcCCTTTTGTCAGAGGAGGAGAACAGAAAGTCAAGTCAGAGGCTGCAGTTCCTAAGTACACAACGACTGCAGAGAGAGAATCTTCTTGCGGAACGCAATGAAAGGAGCTTtgaacaagaaaaaggaaggctg GATTTTTTGAGGAGCAGAATGCAATCACGGCAGAAAATGCTGACACAAGACTCAAAGGAGAGGGACAGGCAACAaaagcagcaccaggctgccaAAAGGAAAGTGTTCCAGAGCAGAGACTGTTTACATAAGAAGGTGCAAAAAGAAGACCAAAGACACTGGGATTTTCAGCAATACCTCAGAGAACAGAACCTTTTGATGCTCCGAGCATCACTGCTAGCATAA
- the LOC110394407 gene encoding uncharacterized protein LOC110394407 isoform X4 — MEKVARQSGESFQAIRASPAASAKIMSVPTSHIPCCHTASKGLCGSVLPRCPLTHFPVCAWNPDSICMPLISSARRNFIHSSPEASNCVRGARVLARREVDGYYYLGHIAQEVKGSRECFLIEFDKSLTLKGKVQLRMQETPLYDILHYEDALQQSLAPGDRVLAPWEADNERFGPGTVLKVMENKKTRLAHHRKGVLVNFWNGQTKEVSSDRALRIPLPLSERIILELQMPLAARQMVVESSLDYPYIVTPGYRASGHYRWGHSGLDCWPGGLCSVQSCAKCSCRCTLVPHCCLAACKSPQPTEHKVQQENAFIPGSCLSKEELSKKIEEQLSEVRISPSGSVSREEEENEEKSLMTENAPKDAQSCLEEDNEVLGPKTSPRREMAHATVVDTAVSTDSWLMESVHKDEAGSRQQDAGTEAHFKHKHGLFESRVAEAPIQSSQRSPSLGASALCPFQRQSFFDQVHQSLKKDSLAIETVLHVQRPRSTSSAQAGRFTNLNLLKDKSISKSVLNSASPERWKEMDLSKAKIEHKRRREEERQLKRQQQQEADAVQRQLRRNNQRQRLHQRMLQGLEKKLEHKNRALQHMALLQAAQSERSRKESLLSEEENRKSSQRLQFLSTQRLQRENLLAERNERSFEQEKGRLDFLRSRMQSRQKMLTQDSKERDRQQKQHQAAKRKVFQSRDCLHKKVQKEDQRHWDFQQYLREQNLLMLRASLLA, encoded by the exons ATAATGTCCGTGCCCACCTCACACATCCCGTGTTGTCACACAGCCAGTAAAGGTctctgtggctctgtgctgccaagATGTCCACTAACACA CTTTCCTGTTTGCGCGTGGAACCCAGATTCCATTTGTATGCCCTTGATATCCTCAGCAAGAAGGAATTTCATTCACTCATCCCCAGAGGCTTCCAATTGCGTAAGGGGTGCTCGTGTGCTGGCAAGGAGGGAAGTTGATGGCTATTACTACCTGGGCCACATCGCACAAGAAGTGAAG GGCTCCAGGGaatgttttttaattgaatttgaCAAAAGTCTCACACTGAAAGGCAAGGTGCAGCTTCGTATGCAGGAAACGCCTCTCTACGACATTCTCCACTACGAAGATGCCTTGCAGCAGTCCCTTGCTCCAGGAGACAGAGTCTTGGCACCGTGGGAGGCTGACAATGAACGCTTCGGCCCGGGCACTGTGCTCAAGGTTATGGAGAACAAAAAGACACGTTTAG CACACCATAGAAAGGGAGTACTTGTGAATTTCTGGAACGGGCAAACTAAGGAAGTATCTTCTGACCGAGCTCTACGGATCCCTCTGCCCTTAAGCGAGCGCATCATCCTAGAACTGCAGATGCCATTGGCAGccaggcagatggtggtggaGTCAAGCTTGGACTACCCATACATTGTGACACCAGGTTACAGAGCTTCAGGCCATTATAGATGGGGCCACTCAGGGTTGGACTGCTGGCCAGGGGGGCTGTGTTCAGTTCAGTCATGCGCTAAGTGCAGCTGTAGGTGTACCCTAGTTCCCcactgctgccttgcagcctgCAAAAGCCCACAGCCTACAGAGCACAAAGTGCAGCAAGAAAATGCCTTCATCCCAGGATCATGCTTGAGTAAAGAAGAGCTCAGCAAGAAAATAGAAGAGCAACTGTCCGAAGTGAGGATTTCCCCTTCAGGAAGTGTTTccagagaggaagaggaaaatgaagagaagagcTTGATGACAGAAAATGCTCCAAAAGATGCTCAGTCTTGCTTGGAAGAGGACAATGAGGTTTTAGGTCCTAAGACG AGTCCTCGGAGAGAGATGGCTCATGCTACAGTGGTTGATACTGCTGTCAGCACAGACAGCTGGTTGATGGAGTCAGTCCACAAGGACGAAGCAGGCAGCAGACAGCAGGATGCTGGAACTGAGGCtcattttaaacacaaacatG gtcTTTTTGAGTCCAGAGTGGCAGAAGCTCCAATTCAATCTTCCCAAAGGAGCCCTTCCCTGGGAGCCAGTGCCTTGTGTCCTTTCCAGCGACAAAGCTTCTTTGACCAAGTGCATCAATCACTGAAGAAGGACAGCTTGGCCATCGAAACAGTCCTGCACGTACAGAGACCGCGCAGTACCTCCAGTGCACAAGCTGGGAGATTCACAAATCTAAATCTTCtaaaagacaaaagcatttca aaatctGTACTTAACAGTGCATCTCCGGAGAGATGGAAAGAGATGGACCTCAGCAAGGCCAAGATTGAGCACAAAAGGCGCCGAGAGGAAGAGAGGCAGttgaagaggcagcagcagcaagaggcaGATGCTGTCCAACGTCAGCTGCGCAGGAACAACCAGAG gCAGCGACTGCATCAGAGAATGTTGCAAGGGTTGGAGAAAAAGCTGGAGCACAAAAACAGAGCTTTGCAGCACATGGCACTGCTGCAAGCTGCTCAGtcagagaggagcaggaaggagtcCCTTTTGTCAGAGGAGGAGAACAGAAAGTCAAGTCAGAGGCTGCAGTTCCTAAGTACACAACGACTGCAGAGAGAGAATCTTCTTGCGGAACGCAATGAAAGGAGCTTtgaacaagaaaaaggaaggctg GATTTTTTGAGGAGCAGAATGCAATCACGGCAGAAAATGCTGACACAAGACTCAAAGGAGAGGGACAGGCAACAaaagcagcaccaggctgccaAAAGGAAAGTGTTCCAGAGCAGAGACTGTTTACATAAGAAGGTGCAAAAAGAAGACCAAAGACACTGGGATTTTCAGCAATACCTCAGAGAACAGAACCTTTTGATGCTCCGAGCATCACTGCTAGCATAA